In Funiculus sociatus GB2-C1, one DNA window encodes the following:
- a CDS encoding alkaline phosphatase family protein codes for MTRTLFIGLDGATFTVLDNITSDLPEIGVTMPFLKQFMETGVRAKLRSTPNPLTPPAWVSIMTGRTPGSHGVYDFVRYEDKGQDVYFTLYDSRDIRTETIWSMASRQNRTAVALNFPFTAPPRPISGSLVPGFVPWKHLRRNTTPPELYDRLKEIPDFDPKELAWDFEKENQTLTYMSTDDLENWVKYHIIREEQWFRVAEKLLTEDSPDLMAVLFDGTDKLQHQVWEFLDPGIYPTHNTPWQQQMRKSCLEYFRRLDGYIQRLVEIAGPDAQVFMASDHGFTATTEVVRINAFLHEKGYLTWRKVDNSEAEKRREASNFANLDWEETLAYCPTPSSNGIAIRVAKKPGEPGIKPEEYESFREKLIQDLENFKDENTGERIIQAIYKREDVYSGDALLEAPDLTLVLRDYGFVSINNVLPPVEPRKSPQGTHHPDGIFLAGGKGIKSGFEAERHNVADVPATLLYSLGLEIPSNLEGLVAKSFFTDECLESKPVVTGATTASDRAPEVDNQSGNITEDEKDKILAQLQMLGYLE; via the coding sequence ATGACTCGCACTCTCTTTATCGGACTCGATGGTGCTACCTTCACAGTTCTGGATAATATCACCTCTGATTTGCCAGAAATTGGCGTAACGATGCCTTTTCTGAAACAGTTTATGGAAACAGGAGTACGGGCAAAATTGCGCTCAACTCCCAATCCTTTGACCCCGCCAGCTTGGGTTTCCATTATGACAGGAAGAACTCCAGGAAGTCATGGGGTTTATGACTTTGTGCGCTACGAAGATAAAGGTCAGGATGTTTATTTCACCTTGTATGATTCACGGGATATTCGTACAGAAACAATCTGGTCAATGGCAAGTCGTCAAAATCGCACCGCTGTAGCTTTAAACTTTCCATTTACAGCACCACCGCGACCGATTTCCGGTTCTCTCGTTCCTGGTTTTGTCCCCTGGAAACATCTGCGTCGCAACACAACACCACCTGAATTGTACGACCGACTCAAAGAAATTCCAGATTTCGATCCCAAAGAGTTGGCGTGGGACTTTGAAAAAGAAAATCAAACTCTAACCTACATGAGTACAGATGACCTGGAAAATTGGGTTAAATATCATATTATTCGGGAGGAACAGTGGTTCCGGGTGGCGGAGAAACTGCTAACCGAAGATAGTCCCGATTTGATGGCAGTTTTGTTTGATGGTACCGACAAACTTCAGCATCAAGTTTGGGAATTCCTCGATCCTGGGATATACCCCACACACAACACGCCTTGGCAGCAACAAATGCGGAAGTCTTGCTTGGAATATTTCCGCCGCTTAGATGGTTATATTCAGCGACTTGTAGAAATTGCGGGGCCAGATGCTCAAGTTTTCATGGCATCGGATCATGGCTTTACAGCAACTACAGAAGTTGTTCGCATCAATGCCTTTTTGCATGAAAAAGGTTATCTGACTTGGAGAAAAGTGGATAACTCTGAGGCGGAAAAGAGACGGGAAGCCAGCAATTTTGCTAACTTAGATTGGGAAGAAACCTTAGCTTACTGTCCAACTCCTTCTAGCAATGGGATTGCAATTCGCGTTGCTAAAAAGCCGGGAGAACCTGGAATAAAACCGGAAGAGTATGAAAGTTTCCGGGAAAAACTAATTCAAGACTTGGAAAATTTCAAAGACGAGAACACAGGAGAACGGATTATCCAAGCCATTTATAAGCGCGAAGATGTATATTCGGGGGATGCTCTTTTAGAAGCACCGGATTTAACTTTAGTTTTGCGTGATTACGGCTTTGTTTCTATTAACAATGTCTTACCTCCCGTGGAACCCCGGAAATCACCCCAAGGAACTCATCATCCTGATGGCATTTTCCTGGCGGGAGGGAAAGGTATCAAAAGTGGGTTTGAAGCTGAGCGACATAATGTTGCAGATGTTCCTGCCACTTTGTTGTATAGTTTAGGCTTAGAGATTCCCTCGAATCTGGAGGGATTGGTTGCCAAGAGCTTCTTTACTGATGAGTGTTTGGAGTCAAAACCAGTAGTTACAGGTGCTACAACGGCAAGCGATCGCGCTCCAGAAGTCGATAATCAGTCTGGGAATATTACCGAGGATGAAAAAGATAAAATCCTCGCTCAACTACAAATGCTTGGCTACCTGGAGTAG
- a CDS encoding SDR family NAD(P)-dependent oxidoreductase: MKARAELLPDTEVVSLNGLFLITQDQMSVAPYVSEGLRRMGATPVTISTDILLDPEKLAAEINEARSLNGEVRGIIHLTALSPIPMPETLSEWRQYTQIDCKSLLTVLQICASDLSPPAPLPSEGSGVSSSPLLLGGQGERFPYTQVLAASLLGGQFGRDGSCSSGLPTGGGSKGLLKTMVQEWSGVEAKAIDFDDSLSAAEIARTIIKELLVSGGHSEIGYQQGKRMVFEPVLAPLSSLPASSLPIHPAKDWVVLITGGARGITAEIASTFLIPGITLILVGRSPEPAEESPDTTGIEDISQLRKILLAAQKKPVTPVQIENQLRGILRDRVIRRNLSHCRQAGVNVEYQAVDVRNAEEFGCFIEEIYSRYGRLDAVVHGAGVIEDKLIVDKTLESFDFVFDTKVDSAFILSRHLRPDSLKLLVFFTSVAGSFGNRGQSDYAAANEVVNRLAWQLDQRWQNTRIVALNWGPWDITGMASESVNRQFRERGVIPIPPDAGRQFFIEELGYGNKGDTELIIGTFEGLGAGKEGTGDWGLGTGHPITSQLQIQPDSTVTLEHTFSLLLHPYLQDHCLDGKPVLPAAGALEWIAQFVQAAWSEWTVTEVRDLRVLRGIVLEEARKVLFIARASTQADFESLEVAAQIVDPESKIPFYKATVILRPQMLESPKVQIDALSSGNSLDVAVAYRDYLFHGSSFQLLTAIDRLNEQGIDAEVMPSQQSSWLFDLALIDTAPQLAIAWSRVQKATTALPSRFGSVIRYGKSALNSVLKVAFRVTQADDHMLVYDAIFIDENGNVRFHLKDIESTCNTALNRLASKL, encoded by the coding sequence ATGAAAGCGCGGGCAGAACTTTTACCTGACACGGAAGTAGTCTCCCTTAACGGGCTATTTCTGATTACCCAAGATCAGATGTCCGTTGCGCCTTACGTCTCGGAAGGCTTGCGGCGCATGGGAGCCACACCAGTTACCATCTCCACTGATATTCTGCTCGATCCGGAAAAACTGGCGGCTGAAATTAACGAAGCGCGATCGCTCAATGGGGAAGTCAGAGGAATTATCCATCTGACCGCACTTTCTCCCATCCCCATGCCGGAAACTCTCTCAGAGTGGCGGCAGTACACACAAATTGACTGCAAAAGCTTATTGACAGTTCTCCAAATTTGTGCGTCTGACCTAAGCCCCCCAGCCCCCCTTCCCTCTGAGGGAAGCGGGGTGTCTAGCTCCCCTCTCCTTTTAGGAGGGCAGGGGGAGAGGTTCCCCTATACGCAAGTCCTAGCAGCCTCGCTACTAGGAGGGCAGTTTGGGCGCGATGGTAGCTGTAGTTCTGGTCTTCCCACAGGTGGCGGAAGTAAAGGACTACTCAAAACAATGGTGCAGGAATGGTCTGGAGTGGAAGCGAAAGCCATTGATTTCGACGATAGTTTATCAGCCGCCGAAATTGCTAGAACAATCATCAAAGAATTGCTGGTATCGGGAGGTCACTCAGAAATCGGCTATCAACAAGGAAAGCGGATGGTATTTGAGCCAGTTTTGGCACCCTTATCTTCCCTTCCTGCTTCCTCCTTGCCGATTCATCCTGCCAAAGATTGGGTAGTTCTAATTACTGGTGGTGCCAGAGGTATTACAGCCGAAATTGCCAGTACCTTCCTGATTCCAGGGATTACCCTGATACTGGTTGGTCGTTCTCCGGAACCTGCGGAGGAATCTCCCGACACAACGGGAATCGAGGATATTTCTCAACTGCGGAAAATATTGCTGGCAGCGCAAAAAAAGCCAGTAACGCCCGTACAGATTGAGAATCAACTACGGGGAATATTACGTGATCGCGTCATCCGTCGCAACCTCAGCCATTGTCGGCAAGCTGGTGTCAACGTTGAGTATCAAGCAGTTGATGTTAGAAACGCTGAAGAATTTGGCTGTTTCATCGAGGAAATTTACTCTCGCTACGGTCGTCTGGATGCCGTCGTTCACGGTGCTGGTGTCATCGAAGACAAGCTAATAGTTGATAAAACCCTAGAATCCTTCGACTTTGTGTTTGATACGAAAGTCGATAGTGCCTTTATTCTCAGCCGACACCTGCGACCCGACTCTTTAAAATTACTTGTTTTCTTCACCTCCGTTGCCGGAAGCTTTGGCAATCGCGGACAATCAGACTACGCTGCTGCTAACGAAGTTGTCAACCGTCTAGCATGGCAACTAGACCAGCGTTGGCAAAATACTCGCATTGTCGCCCTCAACTGGGGGCCTTGGGACATCACGGGTATGGCTTCTGAGTCAGTGAACCGTCAGTTTCGAGAACGAGGCGTTATCCCCATTCCCCCTGATGCAGGTCGTCAGTTCTTTATTGAGGAACTGGGTTATGGAAATAAGGGTGACACAGAGTTAATTATTGGGACTTTTGAGGGACTGGGGGCTGGGAAAGAAGGGACTGGGGATTGGGGACTGGGGACTGGGCATCCAATCACGTCTCAACTACAAATTCAACCCGATAGCACCGTCACCTTAGAACATACTTTCTCGCTTCTGTTGCATCCCTACTTGCAAGATCATTGCCTGGATGGTAAACCAGTTTTGCCTGCTGCGGGTGCCTTAGAGTGGATAGCGCAATTTGTCCAAGCTGCTTGGTCAGAATGGACAGTCACAGAGGTTCGGGATTTGCGAGTTTTGCGGGGAATTGTACTCGAAGAAGCCAGAAAAGTCCTTTTTATCGCTCGTGCTTCTACTCAGGCTGATTTTGAATCTTTGGAAGTGGCAGCCCAAATTGTAGACCCTGAGAGTAAAATTCCTTTCTACAAAGCTACTGTGATTCTGCGTCCGCAGATGCTGGAATCGCCTAAGGTGCAAATAGACGCTTTAAGTTCCGGCAATAGTTTGGATGTTGCTGTTGCTTATCGTGATTATTTATTCCACGGCTCTAGTTTCCAGTTATTGACAGCTATTGACCGATTAAATGAGCAAGGAATTGATGCTGAGGTGATGCCATCGCAGCAATCATCTTGGTTATTTGACTTGGCTTTAATTGATACAGCACCGCAGTTAGCGATCGCTTGGTCGCGTGTCCAAAAAGCTACAACTGCCTTACCTTCAAGATTTGGCTCAGTTATCCGCTACGGCAAATCAGCGCTCAATAGTGTGCTAAAAGTTGCTTTTCGGGTTACTCAAGCTGACGACCATATGCTTGTGTACGATGCCATTTTTATTGATGAAAACGGTAACGTCCGCTTCCATCTCAAAGACATAGAAAGTACCTGCAATACCGCCCTTAATCGTTTGGCAAGCAAATTATGA
- a CDS encoding 4'-phosphopantetheinyl transferase family protein, protein MLPSPPLPLSPSAPVLSEPWMQVETGLVCRRIYVNPKPEISLNPWHQELADLMLNDKEREIWDKLPEKGPRRRDRLFGRIAAKDAVRQWAKQAFNLEIAPVDIEILATELGKPFLHCPSLEVMVPLPDISISHSRGYIVAALGRSRLGIDLERLGNIRFEDWIDAAFSPSELELLPSANFLIALGFWCAKEAASKAVGTGLQGVPGKWAIASCSPDGKQVKVTHNNDCFSVNIWYGNNEVLAICQC, encoded by the coding sequence ATGCTTCCTTCTCCCCCTCTCCCTCTCTCCCCCTCTGCCCCTGTCCTCTCCGAACCTTGGATGCAAGTAGAAACGGGTCTAGTTTGTAGGCGTATTTATGTAAATCCAAAACCAGAAATTTCTCTAAATCCTTGGCATCAGGAACTGGCTGATTTGATGTTAAATGACAAAGAGCGGGAAATTTGGGATAAACTACCAGAAAAAGGGCCAAGACGACGCGATCGCTTATTCGGTCGGATCGCTGCTAAAGACGCTGTACGCCAGTGGGCAAAACAAGCTTTCAACTTGGAAATTGCACCTGTAGATATTGAAATTTTAGCTACAGAATTGGGTAAACCGTTTTTGCATTGTCCTAGCTTAGAGGTGATGGTGCCATTACCGGATATTTCTATCAGTCACAGTCGGGGTTATATAGTTGCAGCTTTAGGACGATCGCGTCTTGGTATCGACTTAGAAAGACTGGGAAATATTCGCTTTGAAGATTGGATTGATGCTGCCTTCAGCCCATCAGAATTGGAATTGCTACCTTCGGCAAATTTCCTGATTGCACTCGGTTTTTGGTGTGCCAAGGAAGCTGCCAGCAAAGCAGTCGGGACAGGATTGCAAGGAGTACCGGGAAAGTGGGCGATCGCTTCCTGTTCTCCTGATGGTAAACAAGTAAAAGTAACTCACAATAATGATTGTTTTTCTGTCAATATATGGTATGGCAATAATGAAGTCTTAGCTATTTGTCAGTGTTAA
- a CDS encoding acyl carrier protein, translated as MQVTETNIHSTIINILQDMTQEWELELDGITGNTKLVEDLSFASVDIIHLVVTLEEHFKQKLGFDQLLMRGGRYVDDLSVGEIVTFVTQKLNG; from the coding sequence ATGCAAGTCACCGAAACAAACATTCACTCAACAATCATCAACATTCTGCAAGATATGACCCAAGAATGGGAACTGGAATTAGATGGAATTACTGGTAATACAAAGTTAGTAGAAGACCTGAGTTTTGCTTCTGTTGACATCATTCATTTAGTTGTGACTTTGGAAGAGCATTTTAAGCAAAAGTTAGGGTTCGATCAGTTGCTAATGCGCGGCGGTCGCTATGTAGATGACCTCAGCGTAGGCGAAATAGTAACCTTTGTAACACAAAAATTAAACGGGTAA
- a CDS encoding type I polyketide synthase — MNKIGSSTNIAIIGMSALFPGAKNLCAYWENILNKVDAVEDAPDEWAGAYFDPNSTESGRIYTRKGGFLGKLAEFNPVEFGIMPNSVDGGDPDHFLSLKLARDAIADAGYTDKPFNREKTGIILGRGTYINRGFVTALQQSMIVDQTLNLLCQLHPTLDQDTLNSIRQELKSSVPPLAAEIIPTLVPNVVTGRIANRLDLMGPNYVADAACSSSLIAVELAMNELISGRCDMMLAGGVQAATPAPIHMLFCLLGALSHGKIRPFDTSGAGTLLGEGVGFLILKRLEDAERDGDRIYAVLKGVGTSSDGKALGLLAPRLEGEVLALQRAYENSGIDPDTIGLIEAHGTGIPLGEQTEMQTLNHVFGQRQGNFPRCALGSVKSMIGHCIPAAGVASLIKTALALYHKVLPPMLCDEVNPALEIEKTPFYINTEARPWIHGEQTPRRAGINAFGFGGINAHAILEEYRGWGLGTGDWGLGENSQSEIEQPITNWSTELLIFSGDSKQDLIASINNIQQILQIDESISLANLAYTLSEANTQHSHRLAVIAKNVPELQTKLKQALEKLADPKCTKLQTRSGIYYTANIKKSGKTAFLFPGEGSQYPNMLADLCLYFPKVRAWFDFSDETFAGIWENPPSRFIFPFPTGLTQEEQKLGENQLYAMDVATEAVFTAGMALDELLHDFGIKCDVMVGHSTGEHTALLASGVSRVKGKKQLIEMKRLLNQSYKDLEATNSVPKGALLSVGAIEPDFIKTLLNAYSGRLHLAMDNCPNQVVLFGSMGDIDEAANQIKEAGGICMHLPFDRATHTPLFEEMASALRSYYEKLDMSAGHTSLYSCATCSEFPSDPETIRDVAIKQWSSRVRFRETIENLYDEGVRTFIEVGPSSNLTGFVDDILRNRNYVAIPSNTQRKSGLEQIQLLLARLFVMGKEIDLAPLYKNRQVTSVNLDVTTVQNGIKKPSPILDLTLPIMQLRPEFAQSIQEKFHSHQPADSHFAPEKPNSLTVLPSVEREEILSSPREAKEILPFPSRGEVEPAEIQTMALNQPLQTFENSRVSSEVSLEEVRKIDAQESFATSSETPVFSDDIRLAVVSAHFDLMQEFLASQGRVMTSLFPNPTDNNGSE, encoded by the coding sequence ATGAATAAAATAGGTTCATCTACCAATATTGCGATTATCGGGATGTCTGCCTTGTTTCCGGGAGCCAAAAATTTGTGTGCTTACTGGGAAAATATTCTGAACAAGGTAGATGCGGTTGAGGATGCACCCGATGAATGGGCTGGTGCTTATTTTGATCCAAATTCTACCGAAAGCGGTCGCATATACACCCGTAAAGGTGGCTTTTTGGGTAAATTAGCTGAATTTAACCCGGTTGAATTTGGGATTATGCCAAATTCAGTGGATGGGGGAGATCCAGACCACTTTCTATCCCTGAAATTAGCACGGGATGCGATCGCTGATGCGGGCTACACAGATAAACCTTTCAATCGGGAAAAAACCGGGATTATTCTAGGGCGAGGCACCTATATTAACCGGGGTTTTGTCACGGCACTTCAGCAGAGTATGATTGTAGACCAAACGCTGAATTTGCTGTGTCAACTGCATCCAACGCTCGACCAAGACACATTAAATAGTATTCGTCAAGAGTTAAAGAGTAGCGTACCGCCTCTAGCTGCGGAAATCATCCCCACTTTGGTTCCCAACGTAGTTACAGGGCGCATCGCTAACCGCCTAGACTTGATGGGGCCAAATTACGTAGCTGATGCTGCTTGTAGTTCTTCCCTGATTGCGGTTGAACTAGCGATGAACGAATTAATCAGCGGTCGTTGTGACATGATGCTGGCTGGAGGTGTACAAGCTGCCACACCTGCACCGATTCATATGCTGTTCTGTCTGTTGGGGGCTTTATCTCATGGCAAAATTCGCCCGTTTGACACGTCAGGGGCAGGGACTCTGCTAGGCGAAGGTGTGGGTTTCTTGATTTTAAAACGGCTAGAGGATGCAGAACGAGATGGCGATCGCATCTATGCTGTTCTCAAGGGAGTCGGCACCTCCAGCGATGGCAAAGCACTAGGCTTGCTAGCACCTCGCCTCGAAGGTGAAGTTCTGGCGTTACAGCGTGCTTACGAAAATAGTGGCATCGATCCAGACACTATCGGGCTAATTGAAGCGCACGGTACTGGCATCCCCTTGGGAGAACAGACCGAGATGCAGACGCTAAATCATGTCTTTGGTCAGCGTCAAGGAAACTTCCCACGCTGTGCCTTGGGTTCTGTGAAATCGATGATCGGTCACTGCATCCCAGCAGCGGGTGTTGCCAGTCTAATCAAAACTGCGCTGGCCTTATACCATAAAGTATTGCCGCCGATGCTGTGCGACGAGGTGAATCCAGCCTTAGAAATTGAGAAAACGCCATTTTACATCAATACCGAAGCTAGACCTTGGATTCATGGAGAACAAACTCCACGCCGCGCCGGAATCAACGCCTTTGGATTTGGTGGAATTAATGCTCATGCAATCTTAGAAGAATATAGAGGCTGGGGACTGGGGACTGGGGATTGGGGACTGGGAGAAAACTCCCAATCCGAAATCGAACAACCAATTACTAATTGGTCTACAGAACTACTAATTTTCTCTGGTGATAGTAAGCAAGACCTGATTGCTTCCATTAACAATATTCAGCAAATTTTGCAAATCGATGAAAGTATATCCCTTGCCAACCTTGCCTATACTTTATCGGAGGCAAACACTCAGCACTCTCATCGCCTAGCAGTCATTGCCAAAAACGTTCCAGAATTACAAACAAAGCTAAAACAAGCCCTAGAAAAATTAGCCGATCCCAAATGTACTAAACTGCAAACGCGCAGCGGAATTTACTACACAGCAAATATAAAAAAATCGGGTAAAACAGCCTTTTTGTTTCCCGGAGAAGGGTCGCAATATCCTAATATGTTGGCTGACCTCTGCTTGTACTTCCCTAAAGTTCGGGCGTGGTTCGACTTTTCAGACGAAACCTTTGCGGGAATCTGGGAAAATCCACCTAGTCGCTTTATTTTCCCATTCCCAACAGGCTTAACACAAGAAGAACAAAAGCTAGGGGAAAATCAGTTATATGCAATGGATGTTGCTACCGAAGCTGTGTTTACTGCTGGCATGGCTTTGGACGAACTGCTGCACGATTTTGGCATCAAATGTGATGTTATGGTTGGTCACAGCACCGGGGAACATACGGCTTTACTCGCTTCAGGTGTCTCCCGCGTCAAAGGGAAAAAGCAACTGATAGAAATGAAACGTCTTCTAAACCAAAGTTATAAGGATTTAGAGGCAACAAATAGCGTTCCTAAAGGAGCATTATTAAGCGTTGGTGCTATTGAGCCTGATTTCATCAAAACACTGCTCAATGCTTACTCAGGGCGCTTGCATTTGGCGATGGACAACTGCCCAAATCAGGTAGTTTTGTTTGGCAGTATGGGTGATATTGATGAAGCTGCAAATCAAATAAAAGAGGCGGGCGGAATTTGTATGCACTTGCCCTTCGACCGCGCCACTCATACGCCTCTATTTGAAGAGATGGCATCGGCTTTACGCAGCTACTATGAAAAGTTGGATATGAGTGCTGGTCATACTAGCCTTTATAGTTGTGCGACTTGTTCCGAATTTCCATCTGACCCAGAAACTATCCGCGATGTAGCTATTAAACAGTGGTCTAGTCGAGTACGTTTTCGGGAAACAATTGAAAACCTTTATGATGAGGGCGTGAGAACCTTTATCGAAGTTGGACCCAGCAGCAATCTAACTGGATTTGTCGATGATATTCTCCGTAACCGTAATTATGTTGCTATACCCAGTAATACTCAGCGAAAATCTGGTTTAGAACAAATCCAACTTTTGCTGGCAAGACTGTTTGTAATGGGCAAAGAAATTGATCTGGCTCCTTTGTATAAAAATCGCCAAGTAACGTCAGTCAATTTGGATGTAACAACTGTACAAAATGGCATTAAAAAACCTAGCCCTATTTTGGATCTTACCTTGCCAATAATGCAGTTGCGTCCAGAGTTTGCCCAATCAATACAGGAGAAGTTTCACTCCCACCAACCTGCTGACTCACATTTTGCACCGGAAAAACCTAACTCCCTAACCGTTTTACCCTCCGTTGAAAGAGAAGAAATTCTCTCCTCTCCAAGGGAAGCAAAAGAAATTCTCCCCTTCCCTAGCAGGGGAGAGGTCGAACCTGCGGAAATTCAAACAATGGCGTTAAACCAACCCTTACAAACTTTTGAAAATAGTAGAGTATCTAGTGAAGTCAGTTTGGAGGAAGTCAGGAAAATAGACGCACAAGAGTCCTTTGCTACTTCTTCCGAAACTCCTGTTTTCTCCGATGACATCCGCTTAGCTGTTGTATCGGCGCATTTTGATTTGATGCAAGAGTTTCTCGCGAGTCAGGGAAGGGTGATGACATCTCTGTTTCCTAACCCTACTGACAACAACGGTTCGGAGTGA
- a CDS encoding alpha/beta fold hydrolase, whose amino-acid sequence MPVAHLKAVDLNYLQLPQKLSLDSPLNPLYQGEQGIEGEQDSQNDIPSNLVMVHGLATNLAFWYHLALELSVTHPVTLFDLRGHGRSSMPENGYTPPQMAEDLRELLDYLGIETAHLMAHSFGGSVILDFACAYPERVESLILVDVRLRVLQPRQRLRDWPRWKRTQRILNRIGVELDEDDPESGYQILEAIARLQMRLPKGKHRLRRLLSKLVPENSQRTASRWLKLLETTSARRDLKNIEGISLEQLQQINKPTLAIYGESSPTLPTANALKEVWTHAHFEFVPLAGHFFPVSQPQALIASVKSFLKQLNYLDNAC is encoded by the coding sequence TTGCCTGTCGCTCACCTAAAAGCAGTCGATTTAAACTATCTTCAACTCCCTCAAAAGTTGTCCCTCGATTCTCCTTTAAACCCCCTTTATCAAGGGGAGCAGGGAATAGAGGGGGAGCAAGATAGTCAAAACGACATCCCAAGCAACCTAGTTATGGTGCATGGGTTGGCGACAAATTTGGCTTTTTGGTATCATCTGGCACTAGAGCTGAGTGTTACCCATCCGGTAACACTCTTCGATCTGCGCGGACACGGACGAAGTTCCATGCCTGAAAATGGCTATACTCCCCCACAAATGGCTGAGGATTTAAGGGAATTATTAGATTATTTGGGAATAGAAACCGCTCATTTAATGGCGCACAGCTTTGGCGGTTCTGTCATCTTAGATTTTGCTTGTGCCTATCCAGAGCGTGTAGAAAGTTTAATTCTGGTAGATGTACGCTTGAGAGTGTTGCAGCCGAGGCAGAGGTTGCGCGACTGGCCCCGTTGGAAAAGGACACAACGAATTTTAAACCGGATTGGTGTTGAACTGGATGAAGACGATCCAGAATCTGGGTATCAAATACTCGAAGCGATCGCGCGATTGCAGATGAGATTACCAAAAGGGAAACATCGCCTCCGCAGATTATTATCAAAATTGGTGCCAGAAAATAGTCAACGCACTGCATCACGCTGGCTAAAGTTATTGGAAACAACTTCGGCACGGCGCGATTTAAAAAATATCGAAGGTATTAGTTTAGAGCAATTGCAGCAAATAAACAAACCTACATTAGCGATTTATGGTGAATCTTCGCCCACACTTCCAACTGCTAATGCTTTAAAAGAAGTATGGACTCACGCACATTTCGAGTTTGTTCCTCTTGCTGGACATTTTTTTCCAGTATCTCAACCGCAAGCATTAATAGCATCAGTAAAAAGCTTTTTAAAGCAACTTAATTATTTAGACAATGCCTGTTAG